The Clostridiales bacterium genome includes the window GATTCACAAAATGATAATTGGTAATAAAGAAATAAAAAATGTAGAAGCTCTTGCTATAACCATTACTGGCGCAAGACATAAAGATGGTGGCATCTGCGAAGATGCATCTTTACTTGTGTTAGATGAAAATATGGTGGTTATGGCTGTTGCAGATGGCCATGGAGACAGCAGATGTTTTAGAGCCAAAAAGGGAGCCGAACTAGCTTGTGAAGTTGCATGTTCAGCAAACAAGCAATTTTTATTAAGTAAACCAAATATAGATTTTAAATCTACAAAAGAGATAGATAAAGTCCTTAATCAGCTAAAAGCGAATATTATCTTTAAATGGATAGAAGCTGTTGAAAAAGACTTAAAAGAAAACAAATTAGAAGACAGAGAATTATCACTTTTATCCCAGGAAGATCAAGATAAATATAAGATAGATAAAACAGTTTCTAATCCAACATTAATATATGGCACAACCCTTCTTGCATATGGTGAAGTTAATAATTTCTGGTTCGGATTCCAAATTGGAGATGGAGATTTAGTAACTACAGATAAGAAGGGTGCATATGTTTTAGAAAAGGATCCAAAATGTATCTATAACAATACAACATCTCTTTGTGAGGCAGATGCCATGGATCATTTCTACCATTTATTCGGAAAGAAACCACCAAAGGCAGTATTCCTATGTACCGATGGTTTAAGAAATTCATTTGCAAAAGAGAGTTATTTTTTAAATATCATCAGACAAATGATGGAAGATATA containing:
- a CDS encoding protein phosphatase 2C domain-containing protein, yielding IHKMIIGNKEIKNVEALAITITGARHKDGGICEDASLLVLDENMVVMAVADGHGDSRCFRAKKGAELACEVACSANKQFLLSKPNIDFKSTKEIDKVLNQLKANIIFKWIEAVEKDLKENKLEDRELSLLSQEDQDKYKIDKTVSNPTLIYGTTLLAYGEVNNFWFGFQIGDGDLVTTDKKGAYVLEKDPKCIYNNTTSLCEADAMDHFYHLFGKKPPKAVFLCTDGLRNSFAKESYFLNIIRQMMEDIKENGQNARESITKFFEALTEAGSRDDISLAAIYHKD